The DNA region GCCTCTCAGAGTGGCAGTGTCTCTCAGAAGTCTAGATGGGCGGAGGATCACCAATTTCCCCAATGCTGCGGCGAAAAATAGTGGAGCAATATCAGAAAGGAGTTTCTCAGAGAAAAATTGCAAAGAGTTTGAAGTTATCATCATCTACAGTGCATAATATCATCCAAAGATTCAGAGGATCTGGAACAATCTCTGTGCGTAAGGGTCAAGGCCGGAAAACCATACTGGATGCCCGTGATCTCCGGGCACTGCATCACATACAGGAATGCTACTGTAATGGAAATCACAACATGGGCTCAGGAATACTTCCAGAAAACATTGTCGCTGAACACAATCCACCGTGCCATTCGCTGTTGCCGGCTAAAACTCTATAGGTCAAAAAAGAAGCCATATCTAAACATGATCCAGAAGCGCAGGTTTTCTCTGGGCCAAGGCTCATTTAAAATGGACTGTGGCAAAGTGGAAAACTGTTCTGTGGTCAGACGAATCAAAATTTGAAGTTCTTCTTGGAAAACTAGGACGACCATGTCATCCGGACTAAAGAGGACAAGGACAACCCAAGTTGTTATCAGCGCTCAGGTCAGAAGCCTGCATCTCTGATGGTATGGGGTTGCATGAGTGCGTGTGGCATGGGCAGCttacacatctggaaaggcacCATCAATGCTGAAAGGTATATCCAAGTTCTAGAACAACATATGCTCCCATCCAGACGTCGTCTCTTTCAGGGAAGACCTTGCATtttccaacatgacaatgccagGCCACATACTGCATCAATTACAACATCACGGCTGCGTAGAAGAAGGATCCGGACGTTTGCAGACTGTTATAAAAAGAAGAAGGGATGCCACACAGTGGTAAACATGGCCTTGTCCCAACTTTTTGGAGATGTGTtgatgccatgaaattttaaatcaacttatttttcccttaaaatgatacattttctcagtttaaacatttgataTGTCATCTATGTTGtattctgaataaaatattgaaatttgaaactTCCACATCattgcattctgtttttatgcacaatttgtacagtgtcccaacttttttggaatcggGTTTGTATTCAGGCCGCCAGACATCAACCAATGGATGGAATGATAAAAGGTCACCAACTGTTTGGTTAAACCACTATTCGAGATGCCTTTAACAAACAGCACTCACTGACGGTGTGACTCCAGTCGCTCCATTGAGGAGATAATTGGCATTCGTATTTCCTTCTCGCCCTtatcctcactctgtaggtgcGGGAGGGATCTGCATTTGGCTCTTTATAAGACTGGCCGGTCAAGTTCTTGGGTCTTTCCTGTTTATAAAAGATAAAGATTCACCAGTAAACACTCAATAGGTTTACCTCATTTAGATTGTTGTTAGCTGATCAGGTCTGACTTTGCAGACTTATGGTTCCTTGAAAATATCATAATTCTTTTGTAAAAATTATGTAAAAGGTTTGTCTTGTTTATGTGCACCAGAAAATAATGCACTAAATGGTATACCTGGAACaatcaaaatacaaacagacacactgtacCTGGTCACCTATGTCCAGCTGGTATTCAAAACATGAGGGGTTGGAGTATTCTCGACTGTGGGGCAGACCCCAGGTCACCAACAGGCTTCCATCTTTGACTGATGCAGAGATTTTTTCGGGTGGAGCCAGGACCTCTGTGGCAAACACAACCAAAACATTTGTCAAATAATTGCTAATAATTCATTGGCGAAGGTCTGCTACGGGCTCTCTACAACCTACAATCTAAAACTAACCTGAACTTTCAGCTTACCAAATTATTTTATGTACCTAACTCTTGATTGcatgtgcctaaacctaaccctaGCTAACCAACAAAGTGCCAGTTAGCCTATGATGAAAGTCATAATATTATGAGAATAATTTATGAGCCCAACAGTGACATTTGTAAAGTCAAGATTTGTTcctcaaaaaagcaaaaaaaaagactttggtTATGAGCCTCTGGCCTTTACAATACAATAGTTTAGTGTCTTAcaaaacacactaaactaaataCACAGATAATATACATACTTTTTTAGCCATGGTAGCAGCAGCTggactttggtccagactgaaatatctcaaccactgttggattgccgtgaaatttTCATCTTATGcaacttcatacttctacttccctacatctcagaggcaaatattgtactttttactgcactgacagctttagttactagttaggCAACTTTTCAGATtccaatttttcatacccttcctatccagtgaaaaccatgtatctccaaatttggtgatttttaatTAGAATGTTTCTGATAACCTGAAACTTTATGGGTTATCTCTTACTTCTTcagctaaatacatttttttatagcttttattagctggaaaatgcatcgtcactgTTTTTCCTGAGCTCATGAAAGGGcaactttttagagatacgtggaacagcgacgctacaaacatatgatgatctcatagaatatgatgcactgctgtagattaaacaacccaacagtatgtaaagtagttaaaattagcccaAACTTAAACAGCtactacagcagtaaaatgcaacatacacattaatgcagcagtaacaTTAATCctaaaacatcatatataatagtaaaacactgacagggagcatttttctgcagaatgagtactttttcttttgatactttaggtGAATTTTGCtcataatacttacatacttttacttcagtaaggttttgaacgcaagacttttacttgtagtggagtatttttacagtgtgctATTAGTACTTTGACTGATTGCTGATAACCAATTTCCAAACTACCATACCCACACAATTTTGTCTACCATGTGATCTCCAACGGGGCTCAGAAACATATAGCTGACTGCAGACAAACTGATATTAAATATCTATTGATCCACTGTTAAGAGTCAAGTGGATAGAATCAAAATAAAGTGCATTATTTAAACAGTGGATGCCACTGCAGACCAGCTGTGGTATTATCATTCTCAAATACTCATCAACAACTCAATGACAGTGTTTGTCTTGGATTATTACCTAGCATGTGCTCGTCGTATCTGAAGGTGTAGTCTGTCCACTTGTCGTGTAGGGTTATGTGAAAGTTGATGTTTACATGAAACGACTGATAGTCGCTTAGAGTCAAAGACCTTGATCCGACTCTTTCCTCAGACGAATTGTGAGAGGGGGGGGGAACTGTCCTTTCACCGTCACAAACACTGGATGaatagacaaagaaagagacacacagtcaaaaccatttttacattttaacatacctgtattgtaaatatgttcatttttgATTGCTTAAAGGTGAACACTACTTAGTGTCTACTtagaaaatgtttacttttacaCAGTTTGGTATTGATCAGTGAATTATAATTGTTGAAAGTTATAAAGTCTTTATTGGGCTATACAGTGGTACAGATTAGGGTATTGTATCTGATTCTTTGAGAGgcattcatattcataaataCTCAAAGCTATGCTATATGGGTAAagtctcatttaaaaaaaatacctgATATAGACAAAGAGCTGAGCATTCTTCTGTAAAGTGTGGAATGACCAGGAGCAGTTGAGTGTATTTGTTGGGTAAAGGGCGCAGAGGAAGTTACCTTCCACCGCAGTCTTCATTATATAATTCCCCTCCACTGAACTCTGTGCATTGAGCTGAAAGAGTTTCACAGATATATAGAACAGAATATAGAAATCGAAAAaatatgtatctgtatttaaGCAGCAAGCGTTTATTGTGCCTGTGTGGCCTCTGGAAGTTAACAGAACATTTTGATTCTCACTTCATCAATTTCCATGTTCTCCTGACAGATATCTGGATTGCTGGCGTGCGTCCCTGTCAAAATAAGAACATATATCTGGATTTGTAGCACGAgggaaaacacaaataaaactgatgtTGAGCATCAATGCAAGTCCGGCCAAATTTAAACACTTCGGGCGGGGGTCCTTGAATACaaggaaaaaggaaacaaacagcgACACCACCCTGATGAAAGCCACAGCcaaaaaatgttgatgaatTAAGCATGGTGTTAAAGAGAAGAGTTATGggtcatgttttaattttgatagcCATGGTTCATCATCCATAAAGTTATAGGGAATGAGTGAGTGTCTCTGAATAGGCCTAGTGTGTAATGTCAAAAGTTACCCACCACTTTGTGAGGCCCACAAAACCAGCAAACTGGACCAAAATATTGGAGGGACAGGAAACAGCTTCATAGCCGACCTAGGGgttttagacacacacacacacacgcacgcacacacgtcTCATAATCCCACAGTCATTGACATattgctttccctagccccttaccctaaacttaacctaactgtaacctgtaccctaaaaccaagtcttaaccctcaaaagcagtctctacctgcGGGGAGAAAGAacacgaaacacacacacacacacacacacacacacacaaacacacacacacaaagacagatgtatataaatatacactACTGAGCATACAGTGTCTTGTCACATACAGTAGGCTTAGATAAGGTCTTGTATCAGTGCACACTAAGTAATTTCCTGGCTGTTCATACTTCCCCTTTTTAAAAGCCTACAATTTGAGACTGACTGATAGCAAGACATCTCACTGGGCATATaatcaaatacaaacaaaccGCTTTCCTCATATGAGTGTTGATTCTCCTCACAGTTACATTTTCTTGTGAGTTTTAACAACATATCGATTTTCACTGCCTacaaaagcttttacattttccacaaagaaagaaagaagaattattaattgattgatttttatcagtgctttgttttgtttacacacTCAGCTATACAACTCTCtctcaaaaataataaatacccATGATTAGCTATTCTAGGTGTAAGCTTTCTTATGAATACAATCTAacacaaaatccacctacaagGTATATCATAATAAACTTATTGTAAAAAGCATAACCAAGAAGCCGTTACCTCCAGCTGCTCTTCCACTCTATAGCTGACTGTGGTTCTCTGCCCTCACTGACTGAAGACAGTGACACATTTCTGGGGAAAGAAGAAGTATGACGTCACATACTGTACTGAGCTTCAGGAAACCATGGggttctttctgtttctttattcgtactctcacatacacacacagcaacatcaaAAGATTTTAAACCCCCCTGTACATAGCTTTTCTGGTTACATCTAAAGCATGTGTCGGTGTGTTGATGGTAAATACACTAAAAACTAGGTACAAGTAAAAGGCTGGATCaatagctttttaaaataaaataggtaactttttttaaagtaactgAATCAATacgtttttaaataaaactggtaacttttttaaatagttaacaaattagttattttttatgaaattgGCAACTTGTAAATGAAAttggtaactttttttttatataaaatctgtaacttaaaatatatatatctgtttAACTGGACACTGAATCAGATCATAATGGGGCTCCTGTTAATTAGTGCTTTATCAAAGTCAACCAGttatatataaaacatgtagCCAGTACTAGCATCAGTTATAAGACCAGCActaaattgattaatcaagatcCAGCTATATCCATTTACAACAGTTGTGGGTCAAACCCAGTAAAGGTTGATAATATTTGGCTGAGCTCATTCTGTGTTCTTTGTGCACCCTTGTTCTGTTAGGTGTTTGGTGTTTAGTGGTTTAATAGTGTGGGAAGTGAGGTATGGGCTGGCTTACCATAGACCCAAGACAGGGACACTCAAATGGTTTTTACTTCAGCTAAGTGGTTGACAAATTGACAGATTGCACTAATGGGATGTAACTAGTTCAGAGCTACTGAAAGAGTCTGCAGTGACATGATGACAGCATTTAGATGGTGTCCCTTACCAAAACAGTTTATGCGCAGAGACTCAAAGGGACTCAGCTCATCCAGTTGAGAAAATCTGTCAATGAGTACTTTGTTATCATGTATGATGGCTTCAGGATTATTAAAGGTATGAATGGACATTATTCTTTGACAGGGTGGCTTCAAGTCCCTCTGACAACACATGCTCCTCAAGTGTGCTTGAGCAAGACAGTGGATCACTACCAGCTCTAGATTGCTGCTCTGTAGCACAGCATGACCTTTGGCCTCTCTGCAAAGTAGGATAAGTAAAACAAATCACTCCTGTTGGGACTGACAGATAACACACGTATTGAATTCAGTCATTTATTACAGTAAGTACACCTTGCGAAAACTAATGTAgtaacagtcctgcaataaatcataTAACTCACCATTTATATCAACGAGGGCAGgctaaaaaacagaaacacctctgtGTATATTGCAATgcaattcaacagcaacacaaactacatcctccaaaagatcataaagttgaataaactggcaactgagtgtatatactgtatatactttaCTCTATAATAAATTCAGTTAATCATATCTTCAAGTGAGACCagattttattatgttattctacattgcattattttctctttacctTGGAAACAGGTAGATAACTATTAACCCTCTACTGCACACATTATGGTTTTCTATAAAAAAAGATTGAGGCTCTCTGATAATGTATCAATGATCAaaattttcatttgttgttaTATAGTTATAATATAAGCACAGTTTTAGTCATTGCGTTGTAACAGATTGTGCAGAAAGTACATTTTTAGCCCATAGAATGTCCTTGTGTTCATTGCCTGTGAATTTCAGTGGATAtgttcataaaaaaacattgaccAGGACCTTCATTTTACATCACATACAAGTCCTTCATTGAGCACAATACTACTTGGAAAAGTAGCCTAACTGCACAACGTTGCCCTGAGGCAACGAAGAGAAAACCactttattatatatactgtatatacagtatacatttttttaaatctcaaaaaTCTATCAAATATTTCTTCTATTTTGCTTCTTTAGATGttcatatacatgtacatatgttTCTTGTCAATACATCTCtatttaaacatgcaaaagaGTGAAATTCTTTCTGTTGCCTTAGGGCAGCGATATGCAGTACAGGGTTAACTAAACTAAccaataacagaaaataaaaaaaatgacaattctaCTAATAACTTATTATTTCTAAAGGTGACCATTTAGATAAA from Siniperca chuatsi isolate FFG_IHB_CAS linkage group LG13, ASM2008510v1, whole genome shotgun sequence includes:
- the LOC122886616 gene encoding granulocyte-macrophage colony-stimulating factor receptor subunit alpha-like isoform X2; the protein is MKLFPVPPIFWSSLLVLWASQSGTHASNPDICQENMEIDELNAQSSVEGNYIMKTAVEGNFLCALYPTNTLNCSWSFHTLQKNAQLFVYISVCDGERTVPPPSHNSSEERVGSRSLTLSDYQSFHVNINFHITLHDKWTDYTFRYDEHMLEVLAPPEKISASVKDGSLLVTWGLPHSREYSNPSCFEYQLDIGDQERPKNLTGQSYKEPNADPSRTYRVRIRARRKYECQLSPQWSDWSHTVMVEQSGYKLNTLVIISISLGIPMILLAVLLMVRHQRVTKVLFPPIPRPPPKYKCFLEKNDTLNFFHPGLSAEPEAEITEVEDTEQNPGKTF
- the LOC122886616 gene encoding granulocyte-macrophage colony-stimulating factor receptor subunit alpha-like isoform X1, with the protein product MQPARNVSLSSVSEGREPQSAIEWKSSWRSAMKLFPVPPIFWSSLLVLWASQSGTHASNPDICQENMEIDELNAQSSVEGNYIMKTAVEGNFLCALYPTNTLNCSWSFHTLQKNAQLFVYISVCDGERTVPPPSHNSSEERVGSRSLTLSDYQSFHVNINFHITLHDKWTDYTFRYDEHMLEVLAPPEKISASVKDGSLLVTWGLPHSREYSNPSCFEYQLDIGDQERPKNLTGQSYKEPNADPSRTYRVRIRARRKYECQLSPQWSDWSHTVMVEQSGYKLNTLVIISISLGIPMILLAVLLMVRHQRVTKVLFPPIPRPPPKYKCFLEKNDTLNFFHPGLSAEPEAEITEVEDTEQNPGKTF